One window from the genome of Geminocystis sp. M7585_C2015_104 encodes:
- the groL gene encoding chaperonin GroEL (60 kDa chaperone family; promotes refolding of misfolded polypeptides especially under stressful conditions; forms two stacked rings of heptamers to form a barrel-shaped 14mer; ends can be capped by GroES; misfolded proteins enter the barrel where they are refolded when GroES binds): MAKIVSFKEESRKNLERGVNALADAVKVTLGPRGRNVLLERKFGPPELVKDGVSVAKEIELENPLENAGARLVKEVASKTKDVAGDGTTTATVIAQAIIRQGLKNVVAGANPIPLRRGIDKAISLLVKEIAAMAKPVEGEAIKQVATVSAGNDEEIGGIIADAIAKVTKDGVITVEESKSLTTEVDVVMGMQIDRGYISPYFITDQVKQIVELENPYILITDKKISSITDLVPVLENVARAGRALLIIAEDVEGEALATLIVNKARGVLKVAAIKAPSFGERRKAILEDIAILTGGRLISEEVGLTLEDASIDMLGQARKVTIEKDNTVIVANGANQEAIQKRVAQLKKELAQTDSEYDTEKLQERIAKLVGGIAVIKVGAATETEMKEKKLRFEDAINATKAAVAEGIIPGGGATLIHLCPKLEQLKNSLTDDEEKIGVDIVIKAIQAPLAQIAHNAGVDGEVVVEKVKQAPDNIGFNALNGQYEDLLAAGIIDPAKVVRIALQNAASIAGLVLTTEAVVVEKPTPAKSKPGNDMSDMDF, translated from the coding sequence ATGGCCAAAATTGTATCCTTCAAGGAAGAGTCCAGAAAGAATCTAGAAAGGGGAGTAAATGCCCTAGCAGATGCGGTTAAGGTAACATTAGGCCCCAGGGGCAGGAATGTACTTTTAGAAAGAAAATTTGGCCCCCCAGAGTTGGTAAAGGATGGGGTAAGTGTCGCCAAGGAAATCGAATTAGAAAACCCCCTGGAAAATGCTGGTGCCCGTTTGGTTAAAGAGGTAGCCTCCAAAACAAAAGACGTTGCTGGCGATGGCACCACCACTGCTACAGTTATCGCCCAGGCTATCATTAGACAGGGATTGAAAAATGTAGTAGCTGGCGCCAATCCCATCCCTCTTCGTCGTGGCATTGATAAGGCTATCTCCCTTCTGGTTAAAGAAATTGCCGCCATGGCCAAACCAGTAGAAGGGGAGGCTATCAAACAGGTAGCCACTGTCTCTGCTGGCAATGACGAAGAAATTGGGGGTATTATTGCCGATGCCATAGCCAAGGTTACCAAGGATGGTGTTATCACTGTAGAGGAATCTAAATCCCTTACCACCGAAGTGGATGTGGTAATGGGGATGCAAATAGATAGGGGTTATATCTCCCCCTACTTCATCACCGACCAGGTAAAACAAATTGTAGAATTAGAAAACCCCTATATCCTCATTACCGACAAAAAAATTAGTTCCATTACCGACTTAGTGCCCGTTTTGGAAAATGTAGCACGAGCTGGCAGGGCACTACTGATCATTGCTGAGGATGTGGAAGGGGAAGCCCTAGCCACTCTTATTGTCAACAAGGCCCGTGGTGTCTTAAAGGTAGCCGCCATTAAAGCCCCTAGTTTTGGCGAACGTCGTAAGGCTATACTAGAGGACATTGCTATCCTCACTGGTGGGCGTCTTATCTCTGAAGAGGTTGGCTTGACCTTGGAAGATGCTAGCATTGACATGCTGGGACAGGCCCGCAAAGTTACCATTGAAAAGGATAATACCGTCATTGTGGCCAATGGCGCCAACCAAGAAGCCATCCAGAAAAGGGTGGCCCAACTTAAAAAGGAATTGGCACAAACTGATTCTGAGTATGATACAGAAAAACTACAAGAACGCATCGCCAAACTGGTGGGGGGAATAGCCGTCATCAAGGTGGGCGCCGCCACGGAAACCGAAATGAAAGAGAAAAAACTACGCTTTGAGGATGCCATTAATGCCACCAAGGCAGCCGTAGCTGAGGGAATTATCCCCGGTGGTGGGGCAACCCTTATCCATCTTTGTCCCAAACTGGAACAATTAAAAAACAGTCTCACCGACGACGAGGAGAAGATTGGCGTGGACATTGTAATCAAGGCCATTCAGGCGCCTCTGGCTCAAATTGCCCACAATGCCGGCGTGGATGGGGAAGTGGTGGTGGAAAAGGTAAAACAAGCCCCAGATAATATTGGTTTTAATGCCCTCAATGGCCAATACGAAGACCTTCTGGCGGCTGGTATTATAGATCCTGCAAAGGTAGTACGCATTGCCCTCCAAAACGCTGCCTCCATTGCCGGTTTGGTTTTGACTACCGAGGCTGTGGTAGTGGAAAAACCCACCCCCGCCAAGTCTAAACCCGGCAACGACATGTCTGACATGGACTTTTAG
- a CDS encoding STAS domain-containing protein produces MNKREIFKPTGIIDHTNQGQFEEKLLSLIENSREKEIIVDFSEVELVNSSGLIALVKAYQEAKKRGKSLYLTNVCPSVRMIFEISRLDQVLGIKEDNYEKVVDDVSLVA; encoded by the coding sequence ATGAACAAGAGGGAAATATTCAAGCCAACGGGTATAATAGACCACACAAACCAGGGTCAGTTTGAGGAGAAACTGCTCAGCTTAATTGAAAACAGTAGAGAAAAGGAAATTATTGTGGATTTTAGCGAGGTGGAGTTGGTGAACTCCAGTGGTTTAATCGCGTTGGTGAAAGCGTATCAGGAAGCGAAAAAACGGGGGAAGAGTCTCTATCTGACGAATGTATGCCCTTCCGTTAGGATGATTTTTGAGATTAGTCGTTTGGATCAAGTTTTAGGGATAAAAGAGGACAATTATGAAAAGGTGGTAGATGATGTTTCCCTGGTAGCTTAG
- a CDS encoding AbrB family transcriptional regulator, whose product MSLALAKSEGSRVSVSLSLLMVFAFVTAWLGDKYHLPITWLLMPLLCAVLFVVFQKKSLPLPKSINVVAQAIIALVTASRFSPDTLLQAKDYFLPLLLCIVVTGSLSLLNGYIIHKLAKIDAATSFLGCIPGAGPSLVAMSEQMGADAIAVAVLQYLRILMVSIIIPLIATFFLSGMAPSGKQFGITTVINNRPSLPPLLNICLVAILLTASVWLAKRISIPSNLFLVPFFFGLLVFILFPYQIQIPTPIFRGALFFLGLSIGLKFETETAQKLLNAVLLEVVLVLLLIFACFLTGHLFHLITHIDPLTALLGSTPGGITAMMATVVELGGDCALVLTMQMTRMLLILILSPFLASYLLKGRFS is encoded by the coding sequence ATGTCATTAGCCTTAGCTAAATCGGAGGGTAGTAGGGTATCAGTTTCCTTATCTTTGTTGATGGTTTTTGCCTTTGTCACCGCCTGGTTGGGGGATAAATACCATTTGCCCATCACTTGGCTACTGATGCCCCTATTGTGTGCAGTACTATTTGTAGTATTTCAAAAGAAATCACTGCCACTACCAAAATCCATCAATGTCGTGGCCCAAGCTATAATTGCCCTGGTCACCGCTAGTCGTTTTTCCCCGGATACCCTTTTACAAGCCAAAGATTATTTTCTCCCCCTACTGTTGTGTATTGTGGTAACCGGGAGTCTGAGCCTGCTTAATGGCTATATAATCCATAAATTGGCCAAAATCGACGCAGCTACCAGTTTTTTAGGCTGTATACCTGGGGCTGGCCCGAGTTTGGTGGCTATGAGTGAACAGATGGGAGCAGATGCCATTGCCGTGGCTGTGTTACAATACCTGCGAATCCTCATGGTGTCTATAATTATCCCCCTTATTGCTACCTTTTTCCTCTCGGGAATGGCCCCCTCTGGTAAACAATTTGGTATTACAACCGTAATAAACAATCGGCCCTCTCTGCCGCCACTGTTGAATATTTGTCTAGTGGCCATTTTGTTGACTGCAAGTGTGTGGTTAGCGAAGAGAATTTCAATTCCCTCTAATCTGTTTTTAGTCCCCTTTTTCTTTGGTTTGTTGGTATTTATTCTGTTTCCTTATCAAATTCAAATTCCTACTCCTATTTTCAGAGGAGCCTTATTCTTCCTGGGTTTAAGCATAGGTTTGAAATTTGAAACCGAAACAGCACAAAAATTGCTAAATGCAGTACTACTAGAAGTAGTGTTAGTGCTACTACTGATCTTTGCTTGCTTCTTAACGGGGCATCTGTTTCATCTTATCACCCATATTGACCCCTTGACTGCCCTATTGGGTTCGACTCCTGGTGGTATAACTGCTATGATGGCAACGGTGGTGGAATTGGGAGGGGATTGTGCCCTGGTTTTAACCATGCAGATGACAAGGATGCTTCTGATATTGATTCTCAGTCCTTTTCTGGCTTCCTACCTGTTGAAGGGGAGATTCTCCTAG
- a CDS encoding diguanylate cyclase has translation MLHLVAKNRAEEYWENNSGGIDISKHQYSVLPMEMGAESDKYKHVLIIREGDNYNFFHLHKPVYEIGRRKDADILVEDAAVSRYQATLIKEYDGENNTYFYKIIDGTLSGKRCKNGLIVNRKKYIFKILEHGDIIYFSPKTLARYFVIENNLEEKQKLLTESFGKIVSEKAIVDFSKNTLTLDENDTKEALEEEKRKSDSASKVDSFAELSPYPIIELNLQGEITYYNPAAIILFPDLRLQGKNHPLFDGIFLASQYTVHGNLLVREVRHGDRIFEQYTHYLPDLKVIRTYIFDFTERKRAEAQLKDSEAKYRAVVEQIKEGILVFTSDEYQIIEANAYASKILGRSVEELTDLRFLELVENVAVDLKYKLRVLRETGGCFREELKLKAKNNTAVDVELSVSLISYHNKLVYCSVFRDISERKKLEKELKYMAYHDSLTGVCKRNYFRENASKMLRNAKQTNSKMALMFLDVDYFKEINDNYGHDIGDLLLKSFAERLKGCLKKKDCIARWGGDEFVVLACDIPSLENLVMIVERIINNVRRPFVFDKITVKTSTSIGISLFPKHGEDLESLLKRADEALYVTKRNGRNGYTIAEYEGDW, from the coding sequence ATGTTACATTTAGTGGCCAAAAATAGGGCCGAAGAATATTGGGAGAATAATAGCGGGGGAATAGACATAAGTAAGCATCAATATTCTGTTTTGCCTATGGAAATGGGGGCCGAAAGTGACAAATATAAACATGTTCTTATAATTCGGGAGGGGGATAACTATAATTTTTTCCACCTCCATAAGCCTGTCTATGAAATAGGGCGCCGGAAAGATGCAGATATACTCGTTGAAGACGCAGCTGTTTCCCGCTACCAGGCTACCCTTATCAAGGAATACGATGGGGAAAATAATACCTACTTCTATAAAATAATTGATGGGACTTTGTCGGGAAAAAGATGTAAAAACGGCTTAATAGTCAACAGAAAAAAGTACATCTTCAAGATTCTAGAACACGGAGACATAATCTATTTTAGCCCCAAAACATTGGCTCGTTACTTTGTAATAGAAAATAACCTGGAAGAAAAACAGAAACTCCTGACAGAAAGTTTTGGCAAAATCGTCTCTGAAAAAGCCATTGTAGATTTCTCTAAAAACACTCTTACTCTGGATGAAAACGATACAAAAGAAGCACTTGAGGAGGAAAAGAGAAAGTCAGACTCGGCAAGCAAAGTAGACTCCTTCGCCGAATTGAGCCCCTATCCCATCATAGAATTAAACCTTCAAGGAGAAATCACTTATTATAATCCGGCAGCTATTATCCTATTCCCCGACTTAAGATTGCAAGGAAAAAATCATCCGCTCTTCGATGGTATTTTTCTGGCTTCACAGTATACTGTCCACGGCAACCTTCTTGTCAGAGAAGTGCGTCACGGTGACAGAATCTTTGAACAATACACCCATTATCTACCAGATTTAAAGGTGATTAGAACTTACATTTTTGACTTTACGGAAAGAAAACGGGCAGAGGCTCAGCTGAAGGATAGTGAAGCTAAATACCGCGCCGTAGTGGAACAAATTAAAGAGGGAATACTCGTCTTCACATCCGACGAATATCAAATTATAGAAGCCAATGCCTACGCCAGCAAAATTCTGGGCCGCAGCGTGGAGGAATTAACTGACTTAAGATTCCTGGAATTGGTAGAAAATGTTGCTGTGGATTTGAAGTACAAACTTAGGGTATTAAGGGAAACTGGTGGCTGTTTTCGGGAGGAATTAAAACTAAAAGCCAAAAACAATACCGCTGTAGATGTGGAGTTAAGTGTCAGTTTAATAAGCTACCACAATAAGTTGGTTTACTGTTCCGTTTTTAGGGACATTAGTGAGAGGAAAAAATTGGAAAAAGAACTAAAATACATGGCGTATCATGACAGTTTAACTGGGGTGTGCAAGCGGAATTATTTCCGGGAAAACGCCTCAAAAATGCTGAGGAATGCCAAACAGACAAATAGTAAAATGGCCTTGATGTTTCTAGATGTGGACTATTTTAAAGAGATTAACGACAATTATGGCCATGATATAGGAGATTTACTATTGAAAAGTTTTGCCGAAAGACTGAAAGGGTGTTTGAAGAAAAAAGATTGTATTGCCAGGTGGGGAGGAGATGAGTTTGTAGTACTCGCTTGTGACATCCCCTCCTTAGAAAACCTAGTAATGATTGTAGAGAGAATTATAAACAACGTCCGCCGTCCATTTGTTTTCGACAAGATAACCGTTAAAACCTCTACCAGTATTGGCATCTCCCTTTTCCCAAAACATGGAGAGGATTTGGAATCCCTTTTGAAAAGGGCGGATGAGGCACTGTATGTTACCAAGAGGAATGGGCGTAACGGCTATACCATAGCGGAATATGAAGGGGATTGGTAA
- a CDS encoding J domain-containing protein, translating to MPSPRTEVTNYYQILGVSPSASAEEIKRAFRSLARRYHPDVNPGDRNAEEMFKQINEAYDILSDPIKRQQYDNSLFGVARRRLTTSGKKGGGFPFVAGNITNFWQNDERPSDGNGNPHGKTPVSRTPANNFSDFRPGNTKTVKPVPPLRQPKDIEAQLSLPLLKAYKGGRERIRLEDGRSLEVDMPPCMYHGQKLRLRGQGINGGDLYLKILIEPHPFFILEGSDIRCEIPITPAEAVLGGAIEVPTIDGLVKMNLPAGVQSGQVLKLANKGYPNIRGERGDQLVVINIVTPTQVSEEERQLYQKIKEIETFNPRKNLLDI from the coding sequence ATGCCAAGTCCACGGACAGAAGTGACCAATTATTATCAGATACTAGGAGTATCGCCATCAGCCTCTGCAGAGGAGATAAAAAGGGCATTTCGTAGTCTGGCAAGACGCTATCATCCCGATGTCAATCCGGGAGACAGGAATGCAGAAGAGATGTTCAAACAAATCAACGAGGCTTATGACATTCTCTCCGATCCCATAAAACGACAACAGTATGACAATTCTCTCTTTGGTGTAGCCAGACGGCGGCTAACAACTTCTGGGAAAAAGGGGGGCGGATTTCCTTTTGTTGCTGGTAATATTACTAATTTCTGGCAAAATGATGAGCGCCCTAGCGACGGCAATGGAAACCCCCACGGGAAAACTCCTGTTTCTCGCACCCCTGCTAATAATTTCAGCGATTTTCGTCCAGGCAATACGAAAACCGTCAAACCAGTGCCTCCCCTCCGTCAACCAAAAGACATTGAAGCCCAATTGAGTCTCCCCCTCCTAAAAGCCTATAAGGGAGGAAGGGAAAGGATTAGACTAGAAGACGGACGCTCTTTAGAGGTGGATATGCCCCCTTGTATGTATCATGGCCAAAAACTTCGTCTGAGGGGACAGGGCATTAATGGGGGCGACTTGTATCTTAAAATTCTTATTGAGCCCCATCCCTTCTTTATTCTAGAGGGCTCAGACATCCGATGTGAGATACCCATTACCCCGGCAGAAGCAGTGTTGGGGGGTGCCATTGAAGTGCCCACCATTGACGGTTTGGTTAAAATGAATCTCCCCGCTGGGGTGCAATCAGGACAGGTGTTAAAATTGGCCAACAAGGGTTATCCCAACATTCGTGGGGAAAGAGGAGATCAACTTGTAGTGATCAACATTGTCACCCCCACTCAAGTCAGTGAGGAGGAAAGACAATTGTACCAAAAAATCAAAGAAATAGAGACATTCAATCCACGTAAAAACCTTCTAGACATTTAA
- the lnt gene encoding apolipoprotein N-acyltransferase → MGLNGAPFSLFPLAFVAIVPLISVAVDKNFFQAILAGFLWGVGFHGLMLFWITGIHPMTWMGVPWFYSLLIATFCWVFITVWGALLVTIWAGGINLVSRYISRGFCLFAPSVTISMAGVTLWCILETIWSNTPLWWSSLALTQSPHNLYLLQLLKISGSTTVTGIIVLVNFLFYQAIAGVGVVKNTGQKLVNICLGVVILFSTHYGGYAIYKKPLADKPEYGVKVGIIQGNIPNEIKLEDPGFRRAIVNYTRGYIKLAREGVDLVLTPETALPFFYDDIREKIKFNQIIKQEKIPILLGAFYSFNGEDYANSLLSIDGEGMVISRYDKIKLVPLGEYIPLEGIFGGIIRRLSPLDTHLVAGSMQQVFYTPFGKAIAAICYDSAFSEVFRQQALKGGEFIVSAANNAHYSRSMPLQHHALDVMRGIEMDRWVARATNTGYSAIIDPHGNTLWLSRLDEYQTHSHLIYRRQTTTPYLLWGDWLLKILLAFLVVNLSPLATKIPGGFKDFDWKTGKKIR, encoded by the coding sequence ATGGGTTTAAATGGGGCACCATTTAGTCTTTTCCCCCTTGCTTTTGTGGCCATTGTACCTCTTATTTCTGTGGCGGTGGATAAAAACTTTTTCCAAGCTATTTTAGCAGGCTTTTTATGGGGGGTTGGTTTCCACGGGTTAATGTTGTTTTGGATTACTGGCATTCATCCCATGACTTGGATGGGAGTTCCATGGTTTTATAGTCTTTTGATTGCCACTTTCTGTTGGGTTTTTATTACTGTATGGGGGGCACTTTTAGTCACAATTTGGGCAGGGGGAATCAACCTTGTTTCTCGCTATATTTCGCGGGGATTTTGTCTTTTTGCTCCTTCTGTAACTATCTCAATGGCCGGCGTTACTTTGTGGTGTATTTTGGAGACAATTTGGAGTAATACTCCCCTGTGGTGGTCATCCCTAGCATTAACCCAAAGTCCACACAATCTCTACCTCCTTCAACTATTAAAAATCTCAGGCTCAACCACTGTGACTGGTATTATAGTCTTGGTTAATTTTCTATTTTACCAGGCCATAGCGGGAGTGGGAGTTGTAAAAAATACTGGCCAAAAATTAGTTAATATCTGTCTAGGGGTTGTGATACTGTTTTCAACTCACTATGGAGGCTATGCTATCTACAAAAAACCCTTGGCGGATAAGCCGGAATATGGGGTGAAAGTGGGGATTATTCAGGGAAATATACCCAATGAGATTAAACTAGAAGACCCGGGATTTCGAAGGGCTATTGTTAACTATACCAGGGGATACATAAAACTGGCAAGAGAGGGAGTAGATTTGGTGTTAACCCCGGAGACAGCTTTGCCTTTTTTCTATGATGATATTCGAGAAAAAATAAAATTTAATCAAATCATAAAACAGGAGAAAATCCCAATATTACTAGGGGCATTTTACTCTTTTAATGGGGAAGATTATGCCAACAGTTTATTGAGCATCGACGGGGAAGGAATGGTGATTTCTAGATATGACAAAATCAAACTAGTGCCCTTGGGGGAATATATACCACTGGAGGGGATTTTTGGGGGTATCATAAGAAGACTATCGCCGTTGGATACCCACCTGGTAGCCGGTAGCATGCAACAGGTATTTTATACTCCTTTTGGCAAAGCCATTGCTGCCATCTGCTACGACTCTGCCTTTAGTGAGGTATTCCGACAACAAGCCTTAAAAGGGGGAGAGTTTATTGTCAGTGCAGCCAACAATGCCCATTATAGTAGGAGTATGCCCTTACAACACCACGCCTTGGATGTGATGCGGGGGATTGAAATGGATAGATGGGTGGCAAGGGCAACTAATACTGGTTATTCTGCTATTATAGACCCCCATGGTAATACTCTTTGGCTGTCTCGATTAGATGAATACCAAACCCACAGTCATCTAATCTATCGTCGTCAAACTACTACCCCTTATCTTTTATGGGGAGATTGGCTGTTAAAAATCCTTCTAGCTTTTTTAGTTGTTAACCTGTCTCCCCTCGCCACCAAAATCCCTGGTGGTTTCAAAGATTTTGACTGGAAAACCGGCAAAAAAATAAGATAA
- a CDS encoding (2Fe-2S)-binding protein, with amino-acid sequence MTTIKFVNENKEVVVAEGANLRRKAIENGVDIYRWRGKLMNCGGYGQCGTCIVEIVEGMENLSPKTDFELRKLKRKPENYRLACQTLVKGPVVVKTKPQ; translated from the coding sequence ATGACTACCATCAAGTTTGTAAATGAAAACAAGGAAGTGGTGGTGGCAGAAGGGGCAAATTTGCGGAGAAAGGCCATAGAAAATGGGGTTGACATTTACAGGTGGCGGGGAAAACTGATGAATTGTGGCGGCTATGGACAATGTGGCACTTGTATTGTAGAGATTGTGGAAGGAATGGAGAATCTCTCGCCAAAAACCGATTTTGAGCTAAGAAAATTAAAAAGAAAACCAGAAAATTACCGTCTAGCGTGTCAAACCCTGGTAAAAGGGCCCGTGGTGGTCAAAACTAAACCTCAATAG
- a CDS encoding DUF4335 domain-containing protein gives MTCNYSHFFRHYTPPTCTLQIYNPQSFWGRWPYQSFPEYFSFQLQFEDPRKGEQGKIIGDRTLLEKLRKEVNDYIQKYLAKPDLLPEGEKCDLPPQQAQGEYICISRESEYSHRFYYRSWESEQETLNIVLSNTQLLDLLNALEAYYQDACESRERKESISSHLGLSILITSLVFTGVGSWWWYYERESMNNPPISESKTETGTNTTSPTDNNELHKVLPPTPLDEKNLPQVITPTLPKNLQNLPPLPPPPPVRKPPIVSQSPVGSMEHKPLQPTFQPPSSISNSAPAVTVPSKKPTFSTIPSSPPTKRVSSNTPITQSPIRAMDYKPLPPAPQPPSPESPPMEKPKLPIRLSKLPVLSPQKDAPSPQSGVDGNVDGGVEGVSPPLFANDTLSKTISNLESLSPYPVVEGRKDNSLLIGQIKEYFSSRWLPPESLRQSIQYRLEINPEGAVAKITPIGQVAVVYLDKTGMPLLGEKIVSPPGDEDSPLTIRLILSPDGTVQAFEELQELQWPGG, from the coding sequence ATGACTTGCAATTATTCCCATTTCTTCCGACACTACACTCCCCCCACCTGTACCCTACAAATCTACAATCCTCAGTCATTCTGGGGCAGGTGGCCCTATCAGTCTTTCCCGGAATACTTTAGCTTTCAACTGCAATTCGAAGACCCACGTAAGGGGGAACAGGGGAAAATAATAGGCGATCGCACCTTGTTGGAAAAATTGAGGAAGGAGGTAAACGACTATATCCAAAAGTATTTAGCAAAACCCGACTTGCTGCCAGAGGGGGAAAAATGTGACTTGCCGCCACAGCAGGCTCAGGGGGAGTATATTTGTATTAGCAGGGAGTCGGAATACAGTCATCGTTTCTATTATAGGTCCTGGGAATCAGAGCAGGAGACCTTGAACATAGTCCTAAGTAATACACAGTTGTTAGACCTGTTAAATGCCCTGGAAGCCTACTACCAGGATGCTTGCGAGAGTCGGGAAAGGAAAGAAAGCATTTCCAGCCACCTAGGTTTGAGTATACTGATTACCAGTTTAGTGTTCACCGGTGTGGGGAGCTGGTGGTGGTACTATGAAAGGGAGTCAATGAATAACCCTCCAATTAGTGAGAGTAAGACGGAGACGGGAACCAACACTACCTCTCCCACTGACAACAACGAATTACACAAGGTGTTACCCCCCACTCCCCTAGATGAGAAAAATTTACCCCAGGTGATAACACCAACACTGCCTAAAAATCTGCAAAACCTACCCCCTCTGCCACCACCACCGCCAGTGAGAAAACCCCCAATAGTCTCCCAATCCCCTGTAGGCTCCATGGAGCATAAGCCTCTACAACCTACTTTCCAACCCCCATCCTCCATTTCCAATTCTGCCCCCGCCGTCACTGTTCCGTCCAAAAAACCCACTTTTTCCACCATTCCGTCATCTCCCCCCACCAAGAGGGTGTCCTCCAATACCCCTATCACCCAATCCCCTATAAGGGCTATGGATTATAAGCCCCTACCCCCTGCCCCTCAACCGCCAAGCCCTGAATCCCCGCCTATGGAAAAGCCTAAATTGCCCATAAGATTGTCCAAGTTGCCAGTATTATCCCCTCAAAAAGATGCCCCATCTCCACAAAGTGGGGTTGACGGCAATGTTGATGGTGGTGTTGAGGGTGTCTCTCCCCCTCTTTTCGCCAATGACACCCTTTCCAAGACAATCTCTAATTTGGAATCTCTTTCTCCCTACCCAGTGGTGGAGGGCAGAAAAGACAATAGCCTATTAATTGGCCAGATAAAAGAGTATTTCTCCTCCCGTTGGCTACCCCCCGAAAGTCTCAGACAGAGTATTCAGTATCGCCTAGAAATCAATCCCGAGGGTGCAGTTGCCAAGATTACACCAATAGGACAAGTTGCGGTGGTATATTTGGACAAGACGGGCATGCCCCTGCTAGGAGAAAAAATAGTCTCCCCCCCCGGCGATGAGGATTCCCCCCTGACTATCCGATTAATTTTAAGCCCTGATGGCACGGTTCAAGCCTTTGAGGAGTTGCAAGAGTTGCAGTGGCCAGGGGGTTAA
- a CDS encoding site-2 protease family protein: protein MKGSIKVGNLFGIPFYIHPSWFLVLSLMTLTLGVDLAYQTSLPGILPWLLGLLASLLLFASVLAHELGHSFVAQSQGIKVKSITLFIFGGLATLEKESNTPLEAFLVAIAGPVVSLIIFSILLFIETHVAMPLFLRSIVSLLATINLILALFNMIPGLPLDGGNVLKAIVWKITGNPQKGIIFAGHVGEFFGWTAVMVGLLGTLGIIPFGSIWTALVGWFLLQNAGIAAQSAEIEDRLKHYLAREAVTPNSPIVRGDLTIREFVNEYIIGKKAWQRFLVTDENGILIGVIPVEKLRTIPTSQWNEIRVAEAMNPKDDIKTVVETVSLLEVVRLLEQNKESEVTVVREDGYVLGLVEKQGIINFLQSRLQTS, encoded by the coding sequence ATGAAAGGAAGCATAAAGGTTGGGAATTTGTTTGGCATTCCCTTTTATATCCATCCCTCTTGGTTTCTGGTGTTGAGTTTGATGACTTTGACGTTAGGAGTGGATTTAGCCTATCAAACCAGTCTGCCAGGTATTCTCCCCTGGTTGCTTGGACTTTTGGCCTCACTACTATTGTTTGCATCCGTACTAGCCCATGAATTAGGTCACAGTTTTGTGGCCCAAAGTCAAGGGATAAAGGTAAAGTCAATCACCCTATTCATATTTGGCGGCTTGGCAACCCTGGAAAAGGAATCCAACACCCCCCTTGAGGCTTTTTTGGTGGCTATTGCAGGGCCTGTAGTAAGTTTGATTATATTCAGCATCTTGTTGTTCATAGAAACTCATGTGGCAATGCCATTATTTTTACGCTCTATAGTATCCCTATTGGCGACAATTAATCTTATCCTGGCATTATTCAACATGATTCCCGGATTACCCCTAGATGGTGGCAATGTTTTAAAGGCTATCGTATGGAAGATAACAGGCAATCCCCAAAAAGGGATAATTTTTGCGGGCCATGTGGGAGAATTTTTCGGTTGGACAGCAGTCATGGTAGGATTATTAGGCACACTGGGTATTATCCCTTTTGGTAGCATCTGGACGGCCCTAGTAGGTTGGTTTTTATTACAAAATGCCGGCATTGCCGCCCAATCTGCCGAAATTGAAGACAGACTCAAACACTACCTAGCCAGGGAAGCAGTAACACCCAACAGTCCAATTGTACGAGGAGATTTAACTATCAGGGAATTTGTCAACGAGTATATCATAGGGAAAAAAGCCTGGCAGAGATTCCTGGTAACCGATGAAAATGGCATCCTCATAGGAGTTATCCCAGTAGAAAAATTACGCACCATCCCCACATCCCAGTGGAATGAAATTCGAGTAGCAGAGGCAATGAATCCCAAAGATGACATAAAAACCGTGGTAGAAACCGTTTCCCTCCTAGAAGTAGTCAGACTATTAGAGCAAAATAAAGAATCAGAAGTCACCGTAGTCCGGGAAGACGGGTATGTGTTAGGCTTAGTGGAAAAACAGGGCATTATAAACTTTCTCCAGTCTAGGCTGCAGACCAGTTAG